The Solanum lycopersicum chromosome 6, SLM_r2.1 genome has a window encoding:
- the LOC101259449 gene encoding uncharacterized protein translates to MKDYSSVPMQGSGKIIRRSIFIFLQNYQFYTTIAAVLAFPFAASVLLLQAFVPSTCFLLAIHDHLHSLFDAVGLPSSSKLFTLLNSKLSQTFAISFLAFPFTLTSLLFAKASVIEALSDQKSFKKPAFFSFCSLYSSLLLTQLCNTIVIISANATCFTLLFFTFNIFNYGFNLSSPSPILFISATGAIICSIISASTLIICNLALVLSGLENIGGYMAILKACFLIKGKNATALSLAVIFNLAFAAVEVLYQYRIVKSYHHKRTGFSAIALEGMFIAYLYAILLVLDTISSCLFFECCKKSCQMDEEGCFPYQIEIEDRDHHTVLLIKNLEELS, encoded by the coding sequence ATGAAAGACTATTCATCTGTTCCAATGCAGGGGTCTGGCAAGATTATCAGAAGATCAATCTTTATCTTTCTGCAAAATTACCAGTTTTACACTACAATAGCAGCAGTCCTCGCGTTCCCTTTTGCTGCCTCGGTTCTTCTGCTACAAGCATTCGTCCCCTCTACATGTTTCCTCCTAGCAATCCACGATCACCTGCATTCTCTATTTGATGCAGTGGGATTACCATCCTCTTCAAAACTCTTCACCCTTTTGAATTCCAAGCTTTCTCAGACCTTTGCAATCTCTTTTCTTGCATTTCCTTTCACCCTTACCTCTCTCCTTTTCGCAAAGGCATCCGTGATTGAAGCTCTCAGTGATCAGAAATCATTCAAGAAACctgcatttttttctttttgttcactCTACAGTTCCCTTCTTCTCACTCAACTTTGCAACACAATAGTCATCATCTCAGCAAATGCAACTTGTTTTACTCTCCTATTTTTCaccttcaatatttttaattacgGATTTAACCTTTCATCTCCAAGCCCCATCCTCTTTATTTCAGCAACAGGAGCAATAATTTGTTCAATCATTTCAGCCAGCACTTTGATCATCTGCAACTTGGCACTGGTATTATCAGGACTGGAGAACATAGGAGGGTATATGGCAATTCTCAAGGCTTGTTTTTTAATCAAAGGGAAAAATGCAACAGCATTATCGTTAGCCGTGATTTTCAACTTGGCCTTTGCTGCAGTTGAAGTTCTATACCAATACAGAATTGTCAAATCTTATCATCATAAAAGAACAGGCTTTTCTGCTATTGCTTTGGAAGGAATGTTCATTGCTTATTTGTATGCCATTCTTCTGGTTCTTGACACCATTTCTAGCTGTCTTTTCTTCGAATGCTGTAAAAAGAGCTGCCAGATGGATGAAGAAGGATGTTTTCCTTATCAAATTGAGATTGAAGACAGAGATCACCATACAGTACTGTTGATAAAGAACTTAGAGGAGCTTTCTTGA
- the LOC101259163 gene encoding two-component response regulator-like APRR1, with the protein MVMEKNETVRTGDGFIDRSKVRILLCDSDAKSSEEVFTLLCKCSYQVISVRSPRQVIDALNAEGPHIDLILSEVDLPMSKGFKMLKHIMRDKQLRHIPVIMMSSQDEVSIVIKCLKFGAADYLVKPLRTNELLNLWTHMWRRRRMLGLVEKNIINYDFNLVVSEPSDPNTNSTTLFSDDTDDKSWKCVNPEICPSTMLQEEARCKSNASTDAAPIETAVVVPFEHPPNAPGTDDQSTGEISLFPKKSELRIGESSAFSTYVKSSLPKSTGQSPTSIRGSVPQQLGIEENTSLGGHEHIDSNIQVTGDVESHLQGDGYDNIPTSFTIERSCTPPLSQEFPHHWNSKMEEFSQVHMHLKNEAQHDVSSFHAQTPYPYYISGVMNQVMMPSTQIYHESLQHLHNHANSAMLPQYNYMPQYPHMHGISSYPFYPIGMCLQPGQLPAAHPWHSFGSSSSAEIKVSKVDLRETALMKFRQKRKERCFDKKIRYINRKQVAEQRPRLRGQFVRKVNGVNVDVNGQPSSAGNDDVEEEEVQIEYVDSSHEDDL; encoded by the exons atggTTATGGAGAAGAATGAGACTGTGAGGACAGGGGATGGGTTTATTGACAGGAGTAAAGTTAGGATTTTGCTGTGTGATAGCGATGCCAAAAGCTCGGAGGAAGTTTTTACTCTCTTGTGCAAATGTTCTTATCAAG TGATATCAGTGAGGTCACCCAGACAGGTGATTGATGCATTGAATGCAGAAGGACCTCATATCGATCTCATCCTTTCAGAAGTTGACCTTCCTATGTCTAAAGGATTTAAGATGTTGAAGCACATTATGAGGGATAAGCAGTTGCGACACATTCCAGTGATCA tGATGTCATCGCAAGATGAAGTCTCTATTGTTATTAAGTGCCTGAAATTTGGAGCCGCTGACTACCTGGTAAAGCCTCTCAGAACTAATGAGCTATTGAACTTGTGGACACACATGTGGAGAAGAAGGAGAATG CTCGGACTAGTAGAGAAGAACATCATAAATTATGACTTTAATCTGGTCGTATCAGAGCCCAGTGATCCCAACACAAATAGCACTACTCTTTTCTCGGATGATACCGATGATAAGTCATGGAAGTGTGTTAATCCAGAAATATGTCCCTCTACTATGCTGCAAGAAGAAGCAAGATGCAAG TCTAATGCTTCAACTGATGCTGCTCCCATAGAGACTGCGGTTGTAGTTCCATTTGAACATCCGCCTAATGCACCAGGAACTGATGATCAAAGCACAG GAGAAATTTCACTATTTCCTAAGAAGAGTGAATTGAGGATAGGTGAGTCTTCCGCCTTTTCTACATATGTCAAGTCAAGCTTGCCGAAAAGCACTGGCCAAAGCCCAACCTCTATCCGTGGAAGTGTGCCTCAGCAATTGGGGATTGAAGAAAACACTTCATTGGGAGGACATGAACACATTGATTCGAACATACAAGTCACTGGAGATGTAGAAAGTCACTTGCAAGGTGATGGCTATGACAATATTCCAACGTCTTTTACTATCGAGAGGTCATGTACTCCCCCTTTATCACAGGAATTTCCACACCACTGGAACTCAAAAATGGAGGAATTCTCTCAGGTGCATATGCATCTCAAAAATGAGGCTCAGCATGATGTTTCCAGTTTTCATGCACAAACTCCTTATCCCTATTATATTTCAGGAGTAATGAATCAAGTCATGATGCCGTCAACTCAAATATATCACGAGAGCCTGCAACATCTCCATAATCATGCTAATTCAGCTATGTTGCCTCAATACAATTATATGCCGCAATATCCTCATATGCATGGAATATCATCATATCCTTTCTACCCGATCGGCATGTGCTTACAACCAGGTCAATTGCCAGCAGCACATCCATGGCATTCGTTTGGCAGTTCATCTTCTGCCGAAATCAAGGTGAGCAAAGTTGATCTTAGAGAGACAGCTTTGATGAAGTTCAGACAAAAGAGAAAGGAAAGATGTTTTGACAAGAAGATTAGGTATATTAACCGGAAGCAAGTAGCAGAGCAGAGACCGCGTTTGAGGGGACAGTTTGTAAGGAAGGTCAATGGTGTGAATGTAGATGTCAATGGGCAGCCTTCTTCAGCAGGCAATGACGATGTTGAAGAAGAGGAAGTACAAATAGAATATGTGGATTCTTCACACGAGGATGATCTGTGA
- the LOC101258868 gene encoding pentatricopeptide repeat-containing protein At5g61400: MEAAMSKYSSQNLKTLFSIKSPVISRTIVALPFSTSPSSSAAILNAKNCSEAMRLYDSAIVKTDPTKDLTLHSAIIHYLTRARLYLDARCLIKRLIENLRKNSNPRKVCSLVFNDLGKIDSGSSCNVFGVLIIALSEMGFVDDAYWVYQKMGKLPPLHACNALLHGYVKMGKFEFMWGMYRNMLSFGLCPSVVTYGVLIDACCLKGEILKAKTLYDEMAEKGIQPNIVTYTTMIRGFCNQNKIQEAESMFSKMWEMGVMPNLCTYNTLMDGYSKKADTGRAFQLYQNMLKHGILPNVVTFGTLIDPLCKVGEVITARNLLACMVKFGVGPNLLIYNCLIDGCCNWYDMSTALEMHSEMEKFGISPDVVTYGTLIKGYCKLGKVDEAERFLLKMDAAGVVVNSVIYNQLIDRYCKDRNMDKALALCSHMIEKGVQPNVVTFSVLIDGFGKIGDLEAAMGVYTEMIIKGLKPDVVAYTALIDGHFKKGNTIAALRLHKEMAEAGVAPNALTFTCLVDGFLKNGMISDAINFFLKISSSGSIGVEVDCSNGVLSFPNNVTYSALIHGLCKDGQYFKANKFFVDLRRNGLYPDLSTYAMMIQRHFEARHITHVMMLKADMLKTGFMPNLVMYKILLKGYRDMVDLSSTRKCYEELKDLGLVCSGASPNAKPPGSCK; encoded by the coding sequence ATGGAAGCAGCAATGTCGAAGTATTCTTCTCAGAACTTGAAAACCCTTTTCAGCATAAAGTCCCCAGTCATTTCAAGAACCATTGTAGCGTTGCCATTTTCAACTTCCCCTTCTTCATCCGCCGCGATTCTCAATGCCAAGAACTGCAGCGAAGCCATGCGGCTTTACGATTCAGCAATTGTAAAAACAGACCCAACAAAGGATCTTACATTACACTCAGCCATTATTCATTATTTAACCCGAGCAAGATTGTATCTTGACGCCAGGTGTTTGATAAAACGACTCATTGAAAATCTTAGAAAAAACAGCAACCCCAGAAAGGTTTGTTCTTTAGTTTTCAATGATCTAGGTAAAATAGACTCTGGGTCTAGCTGTAATGTGTTTGGGGTGTTGATTATTGCGTTATCTGAAATGGGTTTTGTTGATGACGCTTACTGGGTGTACCAAAAGATGGGAAAGTTGCCTCCTTTACATGCTTGTAATGCTCTTTTACATGGGTATGTAAAAATGGGTAAGTTTGAATTCATGTGGGGTATGTATAGGAATATGCTATCCTTTGGGTTATGTCCTAGTGTGGTGACATATGGAGTATTGATTGATGCATGCTGTCTTAAAGGTGAGATTTTGAAAGCTAAAACGCTATATGATGAAATGGCTGAGAAAGGAATTCAACCAAATATTGTGACATATACCACTATGATTCGTGGGTTTTGCAATCAGAATAAGATACAGGAAGCTGAAAGCATGTTCAGCAAGATGTGGGAGATGGGAGTTATGCCTAATCTTTGCACTTATAATACTCTAATGGATGGCTATAGCAAGAAGGCTGATACTGGAAGAGCCTTTCAACTTTATCAAAATATGTTGAAGCATGGAATTCTTCCAAATGTTGTTACTTTTGGTACCTTGATCGATCCGCTTTGTAAAGTGGGTGAAgtaataacagcaagaaatttATTAGCATGTATGGTAAAGTTTGGGGTAGGTCCCAATTTACTTATCTATAATTGTCTGATTGATGGCTGTTGTAATTGGTATGATATGTCAACCGCACTAGAGATGCATTCTGAGATGGAAAAGTTTGGTATTTCTCCGGATGTTGTGACTTATGGTACACTGATAAAAGGTTATTGTAAGCTGGGGAAAGTAGACGAAGCTGAGAGGTTTTTGCTTAAAATGGACGCTGCAGGGGTCGTCGTGAACTCTGTGATTTACAATCAGCTGATTGATAGGTATTGCAAGGACAGAAATATGGACAAGGCTTTGGCATTGTGTTCTCATATGATAGAGAAAGGTGTCCAGCCCAATGTAGTCACTTTCTCTGTATTGATAGATGGTTTTGGTAAGATAGGGGATCTAGAAGCTGCAATGGGTGTCTATACCGAAATGATTATTAAAGGCTTGAAGCCTGATGTGGTTGCTTATACAGCATTGATTGATGGTCATTTCAAAAAAGGAAACACAATAGCTGCTCTAAGGCTTCATAAGGAGATGGCGGAGGCTGGAGTTGCTCCTAACGCTTTGACTTTTACTTGTTTGGTTGATGGATTTCTCAAGAATGGAATGATTAGTGACGCaatcaattttttcttgaaaataagcAGTTCTGGATCTATAGGAGTCGAAGTAGACTGCAGTAATGGTGTTCTTTCTTTCCCTAATAATGTTACTTATTCTGCGTTAATCCATGGTCTATGCAAAGATGGGCAGTATTTCAAAGCCAATAAGTTTTTCGTGGATCTACGACGCAATGGTCTGTATCCAGATTTATCCACTTATGCCATGATGATACAACGTCATTTCGAGGCCAGGCACATAACTCATGTCATGATGCTAAAGGCAGATATGTTAAAGACTGGTTTTATGCCTAATCTTGTCATGTACAAGATCTTGCTCAAGGGGTACCGAGACATGGTTGATCTCAGTTCAACTCGGAAGTGTTATGAGGAATTAAAAGATTTAGGTTTAGTTTGTTCCGGAGCATCTCCTAATGCAAAACCTCCAGGATCCTGTAAATAG